In Stigmatopora nigra isolate UIUO_SnigA chromosome 2, RoL_Snig_1.1, whole genome shotgun sequence, a single window of DNA contains:
- the LOC144210618 gene encoding uncharacterized protein LOC144210618 codes for MDWFTLTAACIVLLWIFCFIDGHAVLELRLLFHALTKAACHLYLAMLPLRRAAVHLADFAGQLAAGPRRRPYSCTLHLLEGACVLCESTPNLMAAALSAAAALCHGLQGGAYVLAATLRAIQLNLFSQMNGERERWDKERHRAKESEKRLNSKVLEYISVFCQDPVSALRIKVDVPPVYR; via the exons ATGGATTGGTTCACTTTGACGGCGGCGTGCATCGTCCTCCTCTGGATCTTCTGCTTTATCGACG GCCACGCCGTGCTGGAGCTGCGCCTGCTCTTCCACGCCCTGACCAAGGCGGCGTGCCACCTGTACCTGGCCATGCTGCCCCTGCGGCGCGCCGCCGTCCACCTGGCCGACTTTGCGGGGCAGCTGGCGGCCGGCCCCCGGCGGCGCCCCTACTCCTGCACGCTGCACCTGCTGGAGGGCGCCTGCGTGCTGTGCGAGAGCACGCCCAACCTGATGGCGGCGGCGCTGAGCGCGGCCGCCGCCCTGTGCCACGGCCTGCAGGGCGGCGCCTACGTGCTGGCGGCCACGCTGCGCGCCATCCAGCTCAACCTCTTCTCGCAGATGAACGGCGAGCGCGAGCGCTGGGACAAGGAGCGCCACCGCGCCAAGGAGAGCGAGAAGAGGCTCAACTCCAAAGTGCTGGAGTACATCTCCGTCTTTTGCCAGGACCCCGTCAGCGCCCTGCGGATCAAGGTGGACGTGCCGCCCGTCTACAGATAG
- the mtfr2 gene encoding mitochondrial fission regulator 2, which yields MSLLEDALDLLRLVFDYFGVPPEMLVPVWDSPLCGCYRSIVRMMGSSLPLAPPPRVYIQVPLIAPWAQPYESVATETPVIPSFADILWVLEDQGDPSTKSRLHLAPRKAAGGAERQPKMERRAKTELDSLHKISALESELLKLRAQIAVIVATGLPESSRPTGTSPNPVPPLLTSTPLRSTPPPPPPPPPPAPPLPPSSFPPSVADPIRGRRRRQSGGERKAAIAAASQPSMLDVLKDLNRVQLRAVERSPGGTPVRRRRSGVGEADDPVSLIAQALKRKFARHAHDSSSDKENSVDSSPFGSPDTPKMPQRSRRSQGSPRLR from the exons ATGTCTCTGCTTGAGGACGCGTTGGATCTTCTCCGCTTGGTGTTCGACTATTTTGGAGTGCCTCCTGAAATG CTTGTTCCCGTGTGGGACAGTCCGCTGTGCGGCTGCTATCGCAGCATTGTGAGAATGATGGGATCCAGCCTGCCTCTAGCACCCCCACCTCGCGTTTACATTCAG GTGCCGCTCATCGCCCCCTGGGCACAGCCATACGAGAGCGTCGCCACGGAAACGCCCGTCATCCCATCATTCGCTGACATTCTGTGGGTACTCGAAGACCAAGGGGACCCTTCCACCAAAAGCAG GCTCCATCTTGCACCGAGGAAAGCGGCGGGCGGGGCGGAGCGCCAACCAAAAATGGAGCGCCGAGCAAAAACTGAGTTGGACTCCCTACACAAAATCTCGGCGCTGGAGAGCGAGTTGCTGAAACTGCGAGCTCAGATCGCCGTCATTGTCGCCACAG GCCTTCCCGAGTCCAGTCGCCCCACGGGAACATCGCCCAACCCGGTGCCGCCGCTGCTGACGTCCACGCCTCTCCGCTCCacgcctcctcctccccctccccctcctccccccgcCCCACCTCTTCCCCCTTCCTCTTTCCCGCCGTCCGTAGCCGACCCGATCCGAGGCCGGCGGCGCCGCCAGAGTGGCGGCGAACGGAAAGCGGCGATAGCCGCGGCGAGCCAGCCGTCCATGTTGGACGTTCTCAAAGATCTGAACCGAGTCCAGCTGCGCGCCGTGGAAAG GTCGCCCGGCGGCACCCCGGTCCGGAGGAGGCGGAGCGGAGTGGGCGAAGCCGACGACCCGGTGTCGCTGATCGCCCAAGCCCTCAAGAGAAAGTTCGCCCGGCACGCCCACGACAGTTCGTCGGACAAAGAAAATTCTGTGGACAGCTCGCCCTTTGGCAGTCCGGACACCCCCAAG aTGCCGCAACGCAGTCGACGCAGCCAGGGGTCTCCACGTTTGCGATAA
- the armc1l gene encoding armadillo repeat containing 1, like — translation MDALSVVSQLRDLASEPQNRETIVQDQGCLPGLVLFLDHQNHQVLLATLQTLRYLAELSFNIPTMKNELGMMVSLENIMARDELSADITDLAREVYRILSAPERARRQKPQFFLNSSSKKAKCVTLHIQGLDDVDRRGLCEEALLKVRGVISFTFQMASKRCTVRVRSDLPAESLASAIAGTRVLCAKQVVKNQDGDEVLMPLSAHEAAAPSQRALPDYLPEEEEEEDPKKKAAGAVSRGSVKENGGGGWLDAAAGFLSKSFFW, via the exons ATGGACGCGCTGTCAGTGGTGAGCCAGCTGCGGGATCTGGCGTCGGAACCCCAAAACCGAGAGACCATCGTGCAAGATCAAGGCTGCCTCCCAGGACTTGTCCTCTTTTTGGACCACCAAAACCACCAAGTGCTTCTCGCTACTCTTCAG ACCCTTCGCTACTTGGCTGAATTGTCCTTCAACATTCCTACCATGAAGAACGAGCTGGGGATGATGGTGAGCCTGGAGAACATTATGGCGAG AGACGAGTTGTCTGCGGACATCACCGATCTGGCCCGGGAGGTGTACCGGATCCTTTCGGCGCCCGAGAGGGCACGGCGACAAAAGCCGCAGTTCTTCCTCAACTCGTCCAGCAAGAAGGCCAAATGCGTGACGCTGCACATTCAGGGCCTCGACGACGTG GATCGGCGAGGCCTGTGCGAGGAGGCGCTGCTGAAGGTGCGAGGGGTGATCAGCTTTACTTTCCAGATGGCTTCCAAGAGGTGCACCGTGCGCGTCCGCTCCGACTTGCCGGCCGAG AGTCTGGCCTCCGCCATCGCCGGAACCCGAGTTCTGTGCGCCAAGCAGGTGGTCAAGAACCAGGATGGAGACGAG GTGCTGATGCCCCTGAGCGCCCACGAAGCCGCGGCGCCCAGCCAACGCGCCCTACCGGATTACCTTcccgaagaggaggaggaggaagatccAAAGAAAAAGGCGGCCGGCGCCGTCTCGCGCGGCTCCGTCAAGGAAAACGGCGGTGGCGGCTGGTTGGACGCCGCCGCCGGTTTCCTCAGCAAAAGCTTCTTTTGGTGA